The region TAAGAAACTCTATCCCTGCTTTGTAATCTTTTTTCAACGTTCGATAACTGTAAAACAGCCAAAGACGGTCATGAGTTTGTTGCTGTTTGTACATCTCTCATCAAAGATTGCCGGTATAAACAGATCCTGACTGCATCATCGGGTCGATTTATTTAAATCCATGTCAGgtctaatttcattttcacaatGGCATCCATTGCAGTCAAGGATTATGCTTTGCTGGCGTTTCGTGTTCTTGAGACACTTGTTCCTCTGAGATCTTCTCCATTTCCTCATTTTGTCGGTTTACACTAACAGCACCGTGCGTGTTTAAACTGCTCTCTTGTTGTGCGACGTTCTCTGCCTTCCATTCATATTTAGGTTTTTTCCCTTTCAAATCTAAAGGCTCTCCTTTTTCGAAATCAAAATCGTATTTTTCGTTCATTTCCTTAAGATCATTCTTGAGTTCTTTGCTTAAATCTGCCTGTAGTTGTTCGTGATCTGTAGGTCCAAAAAGGCATCTTTTCGCCTTACTCGCTCCTGGTTCCATCTTAAATTACTTAAAAACTTCAGCGTTTACCCATAGACGAATTATTTCCTTGTCGAATAAATTGCGTTCTGTCTAAGTAGACAGCTTTTCACCCTGGAAGTGACTCATCTATTTAAAGCGCGCGAAATCGAATGCCCATGCGCAACTACGTCACTACGTCATAAGCAGGTACATATCAGGAAATATTGGACCGTCTCGTAAAGACAAGTTTGATCTTGTTGACCTTTACGTAAAAGGGAAGCCTCAATATAAACGATTTGACATTCTCAAAATCAAATTGAATGGACTGAAAACAGTCATTATATACAGGAACGTATATGGTATATGGCTTATGTAGCAGTCCAGATATTACGTAACGTGACATTTGAAGCTCTTTCAAAAGTTATTCTCGCTCTTTAACCTCGAaaattccttaaaaaaaaacaacagacaaTTAACAATAAGAGAATGCGTTCTATTATTGAGATTCGATGGTGCAAGGTGCTTCTCCcgagaaaattaatttcagtttcaaGATCCTAATTAACAATGGTAAccaatttttgaagaaatgttgCTCTTAATGCAGGCAGTTTGGAGAAAAGACTGTGGAAGAACAGAATCGTGAGACCTATTTATAACTTGTTTTTCGCTTAGAAAACAGCATTCCCTTATAAAAACTACTTGAACGAACATTCTTATTTAGTTATTTTCCGCTTGAATAACGGAATGTTAACTTTGCGTTTTTGTCATCAATATATCAATCATGAATGTTTTACTATTCGActgatttcagaaaaaaaataccttgAAAAAACAGAAAACCAACCTCCCGTTTAGACGCTCGATACAAGAGGGTTAGAAATATGATCGAACATTTTCAGCTTTTCAATCTGTGTAGGACAGGCCCAAACCTGATAAACTATAAATATAAGAGTAAATATGCGAAATATTTTCCTCGAACCGCAGTCAAAGTGAAGAACAAGTTCAGACATGTTCTTTtgattgcaatatttttaaactttttagaAAATTTATGCAAGATCTAATACGGGCAAGATTAAACTTGTCTTGATATTCCTCGGCCTCGCAGTAGTGATCAACCTACGTGAGACTGGGACTTATGCTTTTAAAATATGGCGGAAAGAATGTCCGccagttgctttgtttttgcgctcgGTTCCAGATGGATTGAAAcgttcaaagttatttctcacaccgGTACTTCAAGGGatatcgatcgaaaaaccaacaattattacttggAATACATGAAAGGTATCCGATTTGTAATCCCGGTTGTctttttttcggtgcaacgaaatgcacaaagaatttcatgtattccgagcaattaggacatggggatttcattggttaagccaTGCGTGATAATCCCTAGGGAGAGCTTGTAATAAATAACATCCttcagatgcaaaacaaacgaacttgtgaactaaaggataaacataacgtacacgaaaaCGAAGGAAAGGATCTTAATGAGAAGTTTTTACATCTCATtgatactggcttaagccgactgaaacgttaaattgttgcaaaatccacgttatctctgtctttgttaatattggtattgtagccatgcatgtcaaaataaattgagttattgggtatcAGAACTTTCGTCCAGTCAGTAATGTGCCATATATTTCTAAGTTGACTGAGAGAGCTGTTACTGATCAGATAACTGAGCACATGTCAAAGAATAATTTACATTCACCGTTACAATCGGCGTATAAAACATGCCATAGTACAGAGACGGCCTTGCTAAACGTAATGAATGACATTCTTTTGGCAATGAACGATCAACAGGTTTCACGACTCGTACTGTTGGATTTGAGCGCGGCATTTGAGACTGTTAAACATGACAAACTCATTAGCTGCCTAGGAGAAAACCTGGGAATCCCCAACGATGCCATCAAGTGGTTTGTATCCTATTAAGAAAATCGTTCTCATCCTGTATCAGTAAATGGTGAAGTCTCTCGTTCATTCCAGATCAAGCAATGTGTGCTGCAAGGATCATGCCTGGGAGCTCTCCCCTTTACTGCTTGCACTAGTAAGCTCTTTGAGATTGTCCAGCACCATCTTCTGCAAGTGCACTTCTATGCAGGTGACACGcaattgtatttttcttttcgcCTAAGTGAGTCTTCTGATGCTCAGCATCAGTTATTGCTGTCAATGTAATGTCAAATTGTATCAGGGACTTAAGGCATTGGATGATATCGAACAACTTGATGATTAATGAGTCTAAGACGGAATTATTACTTATTGGTACTAAGCAGCAGTTGGCTAAACTACAAATTGATAGCATCTGTCTGTAATCTTGGTGTATTTTTTGATAGTCATATGTCTATGGCTAGTTATATCAATAAGACATGTGCTTCTGCTTTTTATTATCTATACAATATAATATTTAGATGTATTTGTAAATACCTTTCTGTTAAAGTCACAGAATCTTTAGTTCATGCTTTAGTAACAAGTTGCATTAATCATTGTAATAGTCTGTTATTTGGTTTGCCAGATTGTCAGTTGAATAAGTTGCAAAGAGTACTTAATGCAGCAGCAAGGTTGATTTCTATGGCACCTAAAGTGTGCCATATTACACCTATTTTAGTGGAATTACATTGGTGGCCTGTTAGATGGCATATTGATAAAGATACTATTAATCACATTTAAGGCTATAAATGGCTTAGCTCCACTGTATCTGTCTGATCTAGTAAGTATTAAGTCTTCTACATATTCATTAAGATCGAATGATAGTAAAATTCTTAGTGTACCACCAGTTAAGGGAAAGAAAACATTAGGTGATAGGTCTTTTATGCTGGCTGCACCTAAATTATGGAATGACTTACCCAGAGACTTGTGTTTAGTTGACAGTATAAGTAgttttaagaaacaacttaaGACACATCTGTTCAAATTAGCCTATAGTCTCTACAAGGCTGCTGcataagaaaattttaaaggggccctcagagctaaatgctg is a window of Montipora capricornis isolate CH-2021 chromosome 13, ASM3666992v2, whole genome shotgun sequence DNA encoding:
- the LOC138030750 gene encoding uncharacterized protein codes for the protein MEPGASKAKRCLFGPTDHEQLQADLSKELKNDLKEMNEKYDFDFEKGEPLDLKGKKPKYEWKAENVAQQESSLNTHGAVSVNRQNEEMEKISEEQVSQEHETPAKHNP